A genomic region of Desulfonatronovibrio hydrogenovorans DSM 9292 contains the following coding sequences:
- a CDS encoding sucrose synthase, translating to MVLRTDEIEIADPELRKIVYLFLRELVKKEKVFILRSELEDHLELFFEDQDHAEFQDEQVFDIFKSSQVACISNPWVYLSVRPQIGQWQYFRFHVDDVLFDEIDVHDYLRFEEMQVNNTSGTDDFLLEIDLEPFNREFPKLKDSSYIGKGVEFLNRHLSGRFFHPTKKGYEKLYEFLRLHQCEGCPLMLNDRIDSPSQLRDALRKAMKFLKKKSPDTNWPEVAREMKDLGFEPGWGRAIDDVLENFELLQEILEAPTPRILERFLSRIPMIFKIVIVSPHGYFGQSKVLGMPDTGGQIVYILDQVRALEKEMHIQIRNQGLDIEPRIIVLSRLIPEAGDTTCNQRLEDIVGTRNAKILRVPFRYPSGEIVKHWISRFHVWPFLERFSLDSTNEVLGELGGRPDLIIGNYSDGNLVASLMAKKLKVTQCNIAHALEKSKYLFSSQYWKHKESQYRFSSQFTADLISMNMTDFIITSTYQEIAGTEESVGQYETYQSFTMPDLYRVVNGIDVFDPKFNVVSPGADENVYFPYHEKDRRLLELHEELDEFVYGPEGSQAKGQLKSRDKPLIFTMARLDKIKNLPALVRWYGQNQRLRSLANLVVVAGYINKDDSRDEEERSCIDEMHALFEEFGLHEQVRWVGARLDKNMTGELYRYVADSRGVFVQPALFEAFGLTVVEAMSSGLPTFATIFGGPLEIIEHEVSGFHIDPTHGDRAAEMLADFFTRSQDDPEFWDKISMNSIKRVEEKYNWRLYARKLLSFSRIYGFWKYVSNLEREESRRYLEMFYSLKMRSLSV from the coding sequence ATGGTACTAAGAACTGATGAAATAGAAATTGCTGACCCTGAACTGAGAAAGATAGTTTATCTTTTTTTGCGTGAACTTGTAAAAAAGGAAAAGGTCTTTATCCTGCGCTCGGAATTGGAAGACCATCTTGAACTGTTTTTTGAGGATCAGGATCATGCTGAATTTCAAGACGAGCAGGTATTTGATATATTCAAAAGTTCCCAGGTGGCCTGTATTTCCAACCCCTGGGTTTATTTGTCGGTCCGTCCTCAGATCGGACAATGGCAATATTTTAGGTTTCATGTGGATGATGTCTTGTTTGATGAGATTGATGTTCATGATTACCTGCGTTTTGAGGAGATGCAGGTCAACAATACTTCAGGGACCGACGATTTTCTTTTGGAAATTGATCTTGAACCTTTCAACCGTGAATTTCCAAAGCTCAAGGACTCATCTTATATTGGAAAGGGTGTGGAATTTTTGAATCGGCATCTTTCCGGCAGATTCTTTCATCCCACAAAAAAAGGTTATGAAAAGCTGTACGAGTTTTTGCGCCTGCATCAATGCGAAGGCTGTCCATTGATGCTCAACGACCGGATTGATTCTCCCTCCCAGTTACGGGATGCCCTGCGTAAGGCAATGAAATTCCTTAAAAAGAAAAGCCCGGATACCAACTGGCCAGAGGTGGCCAGGGAAATGAAAGATCTGGGGTTTGAGCCGGGATGGGGCAGGGCAATTGATGATGTTCTGGAAAACTTCGAACTTCTCCAGGAGATCCTTGAAGCGCCTACCCCCAGGATTCTTGAAAGGTTTTTAAGCAGAATCCCCATGATCTTTAAAATAGTGATTGTTTCCCCCCATGGATATTTTGGCCAGTCCAAGGTCCTGGGAATGCCGGATACAGGCGGTCAGATCGTCTATATTCTGGATCAGGTCAGAGCCCTGGAAAAAGAAATGCATATCCAGATTAGAAATCAGGGCCTGGATATTGAGCCCAGGATCATAGTTTTGAGCAGACTGATTCCTGAGGCTGGAGATACGACCTGTAATCAGCGTCTTGAAGATATTGTCGGGACCAGAAACGCCAAGATACTGCGGGTCCCGTTTCGCTACCCCAGTGGAGAAATTGTTAAACACTGGATATCCAGGTTTCATGTCTGGCCATTTCTGGAGAGATTCTCCCTGGATTCCACCAATGAAGTGTTAGGCGAACTTGGGGGCAGACCTGATCTGATCATCGGCAATTACTCCGACGGCAACCTGGTGGCCTCCCTTATGGCCAAAAAACTCAAAGTGACCCAGTGCAATATCGCCCATGCCCTGGAAAAATCAAAATATCTCTTTTCTTCCCAGTACTGGAAACATAAGGAAAGTCAGTACAGATTTTCCAGTCAGTTTACAGCTGATCTCATCTCCATGAACATGACCGACTTCATCATTACCAGCACCTACCAGGAGATTGCCGGGACCGAGGAGAGTGTTGGTCAGTATGAGACATACCAGTCCTTTACCATGCCCGATCTCTACAGGGTGGTTAACGGCATTGATGTGTTTGATCCCAAGTTCAATGTGGTCTCGCCAGGGGCAGATGAGAATGTCTACTTTCCATATCATGAAAAGGATCGACGGCTTCTTGAACTCCACGAAGAGCTTGATGAGTTTGTTTACGGTCCTGAAGGCAGTCAGGCCAAGGGACAGCTAAAAAGCAGGGACAAGCCTCTAATCTTCACCATGGCCAGGCTGGACAAAATCAAGAACCTTCCTGCCCTGGTCCGCTGGTATGGACAGAATCAGAGGCTGCGCAGTCTGGCCAACCTTGTGGTGGTGGCCGGATATATAAACAAGGATGACTCCAGGGATGAAGAGGAACGCTCCTGCATCGATGAGATGCATGCTCTTTTTGAGGAATTCGGCCTTCATGAACAGGTCCGCTGGGTTGGAGCCAGGCTGGATAAAAATATGACTGGCGAGCTGTACAGGTATGTGGCCGATTCCAGAGGAGTTTTTGTTCAGCCTGCCCTTTTTGAGGCCTTTGGTCTGACTGTGGTTGAGGCCATGAGTTCAGGTCTGCCGACTTTTGCCACTATATTCGGCGGACCCCTGGAAATAATCGAGCATGAGGTTTCCGGATTTCACATTGATCCGACTCATGGAGATAGGGCAGCTGAAATGCTGGCTGATTTTTTTACCAGAAGTCAGGATGATCCGGAATTCTGGGACAAAATATCCATGAACAGCATTAAAAGAGTTGAGGAAAAATACAACTGGCGGCTTTATGCCCGAAAGCTCCTGTCTTTTTCCAGGATTTACGGATTCTGGAAATACGTTTCCAACCTGGAACGCGAAGAGAGCAGGCGATATCTGGAAATGTTTTATTCCCTCAAAATGAGAAGCTTGTCCGTATAA